Proteins encoded by one window of Akkermansia muciniphila ATCC BAA-835:
- a CDS encoding PTS sugar transporter subunit IIA yields MKNQKPSEDPVADNLQIHVRTFQPSTTQAQALETLTDSMAEVLDDRQLRHIKNAVLLREETQTTYLDHGLAVPHGRTSALDSMQVTVGISPEGVLWPDDSRNAHLIVMLGVPAAMVTGYLTTMQKLLRWHKNAPLGPNGEWTGDEASLLASLQQALQ; encoded by the coding sequence ATGAAAAACCAAAAGCCTTCAGAAGACCCGGTGGCAGACAATCTTCAAATTCACGTACGCACGTTCCAGCCCTCAACCACTCAGGCACAGGCTCTGGAAACCCTGACGGATTCCATGGCGGAAGTCCTTGACGACCGACAGCTAAGACACATCAAGAATGCGGTTCTTCTGCGTGAGGAAACGCAGACCACCTATCTGGATCACGGCCTGGCCGTCCCCCACGGACGCACCAGCGCGCTGGATTCCATGCAGGTCACCGTAGGCATCAGCCCAGAGGGCGTCCTCTGGCCGGACGATTCCCGCAACGCTCATCTCATTGTGATGCTGGGCGTGCCCGCCGCCATGGTGACCGGCTACCTGACCACCATGCAGAAATTGCTGCGGTGGCATAAAAACGCCCCCCTGGGCCCCAATGGGGAATGGACGGGAGATGAAGCCAGTCTCCTGGCGTCCCTTCAACAAGCCCTGCAATGA
- a CDS encoding chloride channel protein, which produces MTDKKNQPAEKTRLSWSWLRMALSLREKIKLGDKQVIFIWAVVVGALGALMALVFEMGVELVQDVLTGRTSYRQIQVFQEMANQDPAWCIFVPAAGGLLAGLTLLFTHRFVPAKATEYMEAVALGNGYVPPKPSLLRSLSAVFSVGSGASIGREGPLVQAAAVAGSALGRFFHLSAPRLRLVVACAAASGMSSAFHTPLAGGLFVSEIVLGALTIDFLAPLLVASCAGYFTMGLFHEPAPIYQLQQEVSLAGNQHVLWCVLLGALASLVASFWLLILKKSRRYLNGKRQWLPVRLTAAGVLVGAIAIFYPEIVGNGKNIITSLIHYEFDAARAAVLLFLKIFTVAIVFGVGTVGGALTPSLTIGSVCGFLFSAALTQLGVPGDHAIAYSLVGMAAFFTTAANAPITSLVLVVEFTMAGQMMFPLIIGVLVSYGMARLTKAQSMYHDSLAFGPRSTFDKPLAQVQLQDVARKDPPVVHPLDKFGTIAAMLIKNPAQPIFVTSPAGKYLGSVVAEDVAAFARNKELAQAVLAMDVLRSDMPTLPADMHLPEALGIFSRPHCAESLALVNPNNNLLLGVVNKTDLYLVLSEIMRREKLQ; this is translated from the coding sequence ATGACGGACAAGAAAAACCAGCCTGCGGAAAAGACGCGCCTTTCCTGGTCATGGCTGCGCATGGCGTTGAGCCTGCGTGAAAAAATCAAGCTGGGGGACAAGCAGGTCATCTTCATCTGGGCGGTCGTCGTCGGAGCGCTGGGTGCCCTGATGGCCCTTGTCTTTGAAATGGGCGTGGAACTGGTGCAGGACGTCCTGACGGGGCGGACCAGCTACAGGCAAATTCAGGTCTTTCAGGAAATGGCCAACCAGGACCCGGCCTGGTGCATCTTCGTTCCGGCGGCGGGCGGCCTTTTGGCGGGGCTTACGCTTCTCTTCACCCACCGCTTTGTGCCGGCCAAGGCGACGGAATACATGGAAGCCGTGGCGCTGGGCAATGGATACGTGCCTCCCAAGCCCAGCCTTCTGCGTTCCCTGTCCGCCGTTTTCTCCGTAGGTTCCGGCGCATCCATCGGCCGTGAAGGCCCGCTGGTGCAGGCCGCCGCCGTAGCGGGCTCCGCCCTGGGGCGTTTCTTCCACCTCTCAGCTCCTCGTCTGCGCCTGGTAGTGGCCTGCGCCGCCGCCTCCGGCATGTCCTCCGCCTTCCATACGCCCCTGGCGGGCGGTCTGTTCGTAAGTGAAATCGTTCTGGGCGCGCTGACTATTGATTTCCTGGCTCCCCTGCTGGTTGCCAGCTGCGCGGGGTACTTTACTATGGGCCTGTTCCATGAACCCGCCCCCATCTACCAGCTCCAGCAGGAAGTTTCTCTGGCGGGCAATCAGCATGTGCTCTGGTGCGTGCTGCTGGGAGCCCTGGCCTCCCTGGTCGCCAGTTTCTGGCTCCTCATCCTCAAAAAATCGCGCCGGTACCTGAACGGCAAGCGCCAATGGCTGCCCGTGCGCCTGACGGCGGCAGGCGTGCTGGTGGGAGCCATCGCCATCTTTTACCCGGAAATCGTAGGGAACGGCAAAAATATCATCACCTCCCTCATTCATTATGAATTCGACGCCGCGAGAGCCGCCGTCCTGCTGTTCCTGAAAATATTCACCGTCGCCATCGTCTTCGGCGTGGGAACCGTGGGGGGCGCCCTGACCCCCAGTCTGACTATCGGGAGCGTCTGCGGCTTCCTGTTCAGCGCGGCTCTTACCCAGCTGGGGGTGCCCGGGGACCATGCCATCGCCTATTCCCTGGTGGGCATGGCCGCCTTTTTCACTACAGCTGCGAACGCCCCGATCACCTCCCTGGTGCTGGTGGTGGAATTCACCATGGCCGGGCAAATGATGTTCCCCCTGATCATCGGCGTGCTGGTTTCCTATGGAATGGCCAGGCTCACCAAAGCCCAGTCCATGTACCATGATTCCCTGGCCTTCGGCCCCAGAAGCACCTTTGACAAACCCCTGGCCCAGGTACAGCTTCAGGATGTAGCGCGCAAGGATCCGCCCGTGGTGCATCCCCTGGACAAATTCGGCACCATTGCCGCCATGCTCATTAAAAACCCGGCCCAGCCCATCTTCGTCACTTCCCCGGCCGGCAAATACCTGGGAAGCGTGGTGGCGGAAGACGTGGCGGCCTTTGCCCGCAACAAGGAGCTGGCCCAGGCCGTACTGGCCATGGATGTACTGCGCAGCGACATGCCTACGCTTCCCGCGGACATGCACCTCCCGGAAGCCCTGGGTATTTTCTCCCGCCCCCACTGCGCGGAATCCCTGGCCCTTGTGAACCCGAACAACAATCTGCTGCTGGGCGTAGTCAACAAGACGGACCTCTACCTAGTGCTCTCTGAAATCATGCGCAGGGAAAAACTGCAATAA
- a CDS encoding transposase yields the protein MSRTLRIEYPGAVYHVQSEGNRGDAIYLDDEDRETFLRTFQEAARRSGWTVYAYALMANHYHILFQTARANLVDGMKWLQTAYTQRFNARHRMRGHLFAGRYHSMVVEADNAHYFSTIIDYIHLNPARSGLARRHTFLSGCKWTSLPAWLASPAKRPKWIHPERGLVCFGCDDTEDGRQKYLNHLMGRFEAERMDERSLLPAGHVGPGTVQRGWCYGSSAFRARLVGELPRLARRKPVTTGMRASEIGEYQAEIIVKNGLKAFGLSEEELLVTPYSHPSKLIIALAVRQSTLVPYAWISNRLHMGIPKSMGTLLHRAKKMAETDLKTRAWIERLSS from the coding sequence ATGAGCCGCACCCTGAGAATAGAATACCCCGGAGCAGTCTATCACGTGCAGAGCGAGGGCAACCGCGGAGATGCCATTTACCTGGATGACGAAGACAGGGAAACCTTTTTGCGAACGTTTCAGGAGGCAGCCCGCAGAAGCGGCTGGACTGTGTACGCCTACGCCCTGATGGCCAATCACTACCACATTCTTTTCCAAACCGCGCGCGCCAACCTGGTGGATGGCATGAAATGGCTCCAGACTGCCTATACCCAGCGTTTTAACGCACGCCACCGAATGCGGGGTCATCTGTTTGCGGGCAGATACCACTCCATGGTGGTGGAAGCGGATAACGCCCACTATTTTTCAACCATCATTGACTACATCCACCTGAATCCGGCCCGGTCCGGCTTGGCGCGACGCCACACGTTCCTTTCCGGCTGCAAATGGACGAGCCTGCCCGCGTGGCTGGCCTCTCCCGCCAAAAGGCCCAAATGGATTCATCCGGAACGCGGCCTCGTCTGCTTCGGCTGCGACGACACGGAAGACGGCCGCCAAAAATACCTCAACCATCTGATGGGCCGTTTTGAAGCGGAACGCATGGATGAACGCTCCCTGCTGCCCGCCGGCCACGTTGGCCCCGGCACCGTCCAGCGGGGCTGGTGCTATGGCTCCAGCGCCTTCCGTGCCAGGCTGGTGGGGGAACTTCCCCGTCTGGCGCGCAGAAAGCCCGTCACGACGGGCATGCGAGCGTCGGAAATTGGGGAGTACCAGGCGGAAATTATTGTAAAAAACGGTCTGAAGGCCTTCGGCCTCTCGGAGGAGGAGCTGCTTGTCACGCCTTACAGCCACCCGTCCAAGCTCATCATCGCCCTGGCCGTCCGGCAAAGCACGCTGGTACCGTATGCCTGGATCAGCAACCGGCTGCACATGGGCATTCCCAAATCCATGGGAACCTTGCTCCACCGGGCAAAAAAAATGGCGGAAACGGATTTGAAAACGAGGGCGTGGATCGAGCGCCTGAGCTCCTGA
- the gdhA gene encoding NADP-specific glutamate dehydrogenase produces MAQTYSQRVLDLVKAKHSHEKEFIQAVQEVLSTIEPVLAANSKYEDHAILERIVEPERTILFRVPWIDDQGKVQVNRGYRVEFNSAIGPYKGGLRFHPSVNLGILKFLGFEQVFKNSLTTLPMGGGKGGSDFDPKGKSDNEVMRFCQSFMTELQRHIGADTDVPAGDIGVGGREIGYLFGQYKRIRNEFTGVLTGKSLNWGGSLIRPEATGYGCVYFAQNMLATRNDDLQGKVCLVSGSGNVAQYTVEKLNELGAKAVTMSDSNGYIYDPDGISPEKLAWVMELKNKRRGRIAEYVKQFPKAQYFEGQRPWSVPCDCAFPSATQNEINGEDARTLIKNGCTLVAEGANMPTDLEGIETYLAAKILYGPAKAANAGGVATSGLEMSQNSQRLSWTREEVDHKLKTIMANIHANAVAHAREYSSDKSFTNYVTGANIAGFVKVADSMIDQGVV; encoded by the coding sequence ATGGCACAGACATATTCCCAGCGCGTGCTCGACTTGGTTAAGGCCAAGCATAGCCACGAAAAAGAATTCATCCAGGCCGTTCAGGAAGTGCTCAGCACGATCGAACCGGTTTTGGCCGCGAATTCCAAGTATGAAGACCACGCGATTCTGGAACGGATCGTGGAACCGGAAAGAACCATCCTGTTCCGCGTGCCGTGGATCGATGACCAGGGCAAGGTTCAGGTGAACCGCGGATACCGTGTGGAATTCAACAGCGCCATCGGACCATACAAGGGCGGCCTCCGCTTCCATCCCAGCGTCAACCTCGGCATCCTGAAGTTTCTGGGTTTTGAACAGGTTTTCAAAAACTCCCTCACCACCCTCCCCATGGGCGGCGGCAAGGGCGGTTCCGACTTCGACCCCAAGGGCAAGAGCGATAATGAAGTGATGCGCTTCTGCCAGAGTTTCATGACGGAGCTTCAGCGCCACATCGGCGCGGATACGGACGTTCCCGCGGGGGACATCGGCGTGGGCGGCCGTGAAATCGGCTACCTGTTCGGACAATACAAGAGAATCCGCAACGAATTCACCGGCGTTCTCACCGGCAAGAGCCTGAACTGGGGCGGCTCCCTCATCCGCCCGGAAGCCACCGGCTACGGTTGCGTATACTTCGCCCAGAACATGCTCGCCACCCGCAACGACGACTTGCAGGGCAAAGTCTGCCTGGTGTCCGGTTCCGGCAATGTGGCCCAGTACACCGTGGAAAAACTTAACGAACTGGGCGCGAAAGCGGTCACGATGTCCGACTCCAACGGCTATATTTACGATCCGGACGGCATTTCCCCGGAAAAGCTGGCCTGGGTCATGGAACTCAAGAACAAGCGCCGCGGACGCATTGCGGAATACGTGAAGCAATTCCCGAAAGCCCAGTACTTTGAAGGCCAGCGTCCCTGGAGCGTTCCGTGCGACTGCGCCTTCCCCTCCGCCACGCAGAATGAAATCAACGGGGAAGACGCCCGCACCCTCATCAAGAACGGCTGCACCCTGGTAGCGGAAGGCGCCAACATGCCTACGGATCTGGAAGGCATTGAAACCTACCTGGCCGCCAAAATCCTGTACGGCCCGGCCAAGGCCGCCAATGCCGGCGGTGTGGCCACCTCCGGCCTGGAAATGTCCCAGAACAGCCAGCGCCTCTCCTGGACGCGTGAAGAAGTGGACCACAAGCTGAAGACCATCATGGCCAACATCCACGCAAACGCCGTGGCCCACGCCCGTGAATACTCCTCCGACAAATCCTTCACCAACTACGTCACCGGCGCCAACATCGCCGGCTTCGTGAAAGTGGCGGATTCCATGATCGACCAGGGGGTAGTCTGA
- the lpxB gene encoding lipid-A-disaccharide synthase → MKLYIIAGEKSGDIHGALLLKNLLRLMPGMEVAGLGGQGMHALCPGVEDWADEAAVIGVVEVLKKYGWFRRRFLSILERIRQDQPDCLVLIDYPGFNLRLAERVRKCCPRTRIVYFISPQVWAWHRGRIPKMVRMLDLMMCIFPFEAPLFQEAGLRTEFVGHPLVDEIASIRKEGVRDPSLVGLFPGSRNREIDRHFPVFIEVVNRLSRERPELSFETAASTEALAERMRGMVRKAGMPPELFHIAVGKYHELMDRAAVGIVASGTATMEAALHRLPYMLVYKVPLLTYWMARMLIKIRFIGMVNILAQKPVVKELVQFDFTPDKVIDEIERLLVPENRDVLLEEMKQASDKLGQGGAAEHAAQAVCRLLNE, encoded by the coding sequence ATGAAGCTTTATATTATAGCAGGCGAAAAGAGCGGGGACATTCATGGCGCCCTGCTGTTGAAGAATCTGCTGCGCCTGATGCCCGGCATGGAGGTCGCAGGGTTGGGCGGCCAGGGCATGCACGCGTTATGTCCCGGCGTGGAAGACTGGGCGGATGAAGCCGCCGTTATCGGCGTGGTGGAGGTGCTCAAAAAATACGGATGGTTCAGAAGGCGTTTTCTCTCCATTCTGGAAAGGATACGGCAGGACCAGCCGGATTGCCTTGTTTTGATTGATTATCCGGGGTTTAATCTGCGGCTGGCGGAGAGGGTCCGCAAGTGCTGCCCCCGCACCAGAATCGTTTATTTTATCTCCCCGCAGGTGTGGGCATGGCATCGCGGGCGCATTCCCAAGATGGTGCGCATGCTGGATTTGATGATGTGCATCTTCCCTTTTGAGGCTCCCTTGTTCCAGGAAGCCGGACTGAGAACGGAGTTTGTGGGGCATCCCCTGGTAGATGAAATTGCTTCCATCCGTAAGGAGGGCGTCCGGGATCCGTCACTGGTCGGTCTTTTTCCCGGCAGCCGGAACCGTGAAATTGACAGGCATTTCCCGGTATTTATAGAGGTAGTGAACCGCCTTTCCCGGGAACGTCCGGAACTGTCTTTTGAAACCGCCGCTTCCACGGAGGCTCTGGCGGAAAGAATGCGCGGCATGGTGCGGAAGGCCGGCATGCCTCCGGAACTGTTCCACATTGCGGTGGGAAAATATCATGAGCTGATGGACCGCGCCGCCGTGGGAATTGTGGCTTCCGGCACCGCCACGATGGAAGCCGCCTTGCACCGTCTGCCGTACATGCTGGTGTACAAGGTTCCCCTGCTGACGTACTGGATGGCCCGCATGCTCATCAAAATACGCTTCATCGGCATGGTGAATATCCTGGCGCAGAAACCCGTGGTGAAGGAGCTGGTTCAGTTTGATTTTACACCGGACAAGGTGATTGATGAAATAGAACGCCTGCTTGTTCCGGAAAACAGGGATGTCCTGCTGGAGGAAATGAAACAGGCCTCCGACAAGTTGGGGCAGGGAGGGGCGGCGGAACATGCGGCTCAGGCCGTCTGCCGCCTGTTAAATGAATAA
- a CDS encoding DedA family protein, with product MHELISLWMSWVQDWGYAGVIVLMAMESSIFPVPSEVVIPPAAILSAQEGASMSFWGVVAAGTFGSWLGSAITYAVARIVGRPVIMRWGKFFFMPPHKVEKAEIFLQRYEVSGVFFARLLPVIRHLISIPAGIVRMGFGIFSLVTVLGSFAWCTVLAWYGHRIGERHPELLKSPEELIRTVKSESLPLILAVLVLAVCYILMLRLTDRNKPEKAAADTSAEKEQ from the coding sequence ATGCATGAGTTGATCTCACTTTGGATGTCCTGGGTGCAGGACTGGGGATATGCGGGTGTCATCGTCCTGATGGCCATGGAAAGCTCCATCTTTCCCGTTCCCAGCGAAGTGGTCATCCCGCCCGCGGCCATCCTGTCCGCCCAGGAAGGAGCATCCATGAGCTTCTGGGGAGTGGTGGCTGCCGGAACGTTCGGCTCCTGGCTGGGTTCTGCCATAACCTATGCCGTGGCCCGAATCGTGGGCCGCCCGGTCATCATGCGCTGGGGCAAATTCTTTTTCATGCCGCCCCACAAGGTGGAAAAAGCGGAAATCTTCCTTCAGCGGTACGAAGTTTCCGGTGTCTTCTTCGCCCGCCTTCTGCCCGTCATCCGCCACCTCATTTCCATTCCCGCCGGCATTGTCCGCATGGGATTCGGCATTTTCTCCCTGGTCACCGTGCTCGGCTCGTTTGCCTGGTGTACGGTGCTCGCCTGGTACGGGCACCGCATCGGGGAACGGCATCCGGAATTGCTCAAATCTCCGGAGGAGCTGATCCGCACCGTCAAGAGCGAAAGTCTCCCCCTTATTCTGGCCGTGCTGGTTCTGGCCGTCTGTTACATACTCATGCTTCGTCTGACGGACCGCAACAAGCCGGAAAAAGCCGCAGCGGACACGTCCGCAGAAAAAGAGCAGTAA
- a CDS encoding C-GCAxxG-C-C family protein, with translation MIPSKEDRAARALEYFHQGYNCSQSVFAAFADVCGLTEETALKLSSPLGAGIGRMREVCGAFCGMSMLAGSLYGNSSPETGEKEKIFSLVQSLAASFKQEFGTLYCRELLGLSPESLAAETARPGERTAAYYASRPCERCIAFCARCAAELEAKARHHENTRPPLQGNRAL, from the coding sequence ATGATCCCTTCCAAGGAAGACCGGGCAGCCCGGGCGCTGGAGTATTTCCACCAGGGATATAATTGTTCCCAATCCGTTTTTGCTGCTTTTGCAGATGTCTGCGGCCTGACGGAAGAAACGGCCCTGAAACTGTCCTCTCCCCTGGGGGCAGGCATTGGACGCATGCGGGAGGTATGCGGCGCTTTTTGCGGAATGAGCATGCTGGCGGGGAGCCTGTACGGAAACAGTTCCCCGGAAACTGGAGAAAAGGAAAAAATCTTTTCCCTGGTCCAATCCCTGGCCGCCTCCTTCAAACAGGAATTCGGCACTCTTTACTGCCGGGAACTGCTGGGGCTGTCTCCGGAGAGCCTGGCAGCGGAAACGGCGCGCCCCGGAGAAAGGACTGCCGCCTATTACGCCTCCCGCCCCTGTGAACGCTGCATTGCCTTCTGCGCCCGCTGCGCGGCCGAGCTGGAAGCAAAAGCCCGGCATCATGAAAATACCCGGCCCCCTTTGCAGGGGAACCGGGCGCTTTAA
- a CDS encoding ferritin family protein: protein MPEFTNAFSGLKENRKLTHGELVRAIRFMIAAEYEAIQLYTQLAESIDHKLAQEVLLDISNEEKEHAGEFLRLLQVLAPDEQGFYDEGMGETNEKIDKLKASCPDGACSSSASH, encoded by the coding sequence ATGCCTGAATTTACAAATGCATTTAGCGGATTAAAGGAAAACCGGAAACTCACCCATGGCGAATTGGTGAGAGCCATCCGGTTCATGATTGCAGCGGAATATGAAGCTATCCAGCTTTATACCCAGCTTGCAGAATCCATAGACCATAAGCTGGCCCAGGAAGTTCTGCTGGATATTTCCAATGAGGAAAAGGAACACGCGGGCGAATTTCTCCGCCTCCTCCAGGTGCTGGCCCCTGACGAGCAGGGCTTTTATGACGAGGGGATGGGGGAAACGAATGAAAAGATAGACAAGCTGAAGGCGTCCTGCCCGGACGGCGCATGCAGCAGTTCCGCCTCTCATTGA
- a CDS encoding ferritin family protein translates to MPEFTNAFSGLKEDRKLTHDELVRAIRFMIAAEYESIQLYTQLAASIDDKLAQEVLWDISNEEKEHAGEFLRLLQVLAPDEQGFYDEGMGETNEKIDKLKASCPDGACSSSAAH, encoded by the coding sequence ATGCCTGAATTTACGAATGCATTTAGCGGCCTAAAGGAGGATCGGAAACTCACCCATGACGAATTGGTGAGAGCCATCCGGTTTATGATCGCAGCGGAATATGAATCCATCCAGCTTTATACCCAGCTTGCCGCCTCCATTGATGACAAGCTGGCTCAAGAGGTGCTTTGGGATATTTCCAATGAGGAAAAGGAACACGCGGGCGAATTTCTCCGCCTCCTCCAGGTGCTGGCCCCTGACGAGCAGGGCTTTTATGACGAGGGGATGGGGGAAACCAATGAAAAGATTGACAAGCTGAAGGCGTCCTGCCCGGACGGCGCATGCAGCAGTTCCGCCGCCCATTGA
- a CDS encoding thioredoxin family protein produces the protein MMNRHFIFALCTVLGFSVSGISMAQSVPTDKEAAAKAAKAAKVKFRWGKSLKSAQKQAEETGLPIVLLFTGTSWCGFCVKLEKEILSKKDFKQGMDGVAIGVKFEFGSSDFSKSKEAKTYNITGVPAMVVVDADGKELGRTGYVPGRTPAQYVEFFKKYAPKTAEGK, from the coding sequence ATGATGAACAGACATTTTATTTTTGCATTGTGTACTGTGCTGGGGTTCAGCGTTTCCGGCATTTCCATGGCTCAAAGCGTTCCCACGGACAAGGAAGCCGCAGCCAAGGCTGCCAAGGCGGCGAAAGTGAAATTCCGCTGGGGCAAGAGCCTGAAAAGCGCTCAAAAGCAGGCGGAGGAAACCGGCCTTCCCATTGTTCTTCTTTTCACGGGAACGTCCTGGTGCGGCTTTTGTGTTAAGCTGGAGAAAGAAATCCTTTCCAAAAAGGACTTCAAACAAGGCATGGACGGCGTGGCCATTGGCGTCAAATTTGAGTTCGGCAGTTCGGATTTCAGCAAGTCCAAGGAAGCCAAGACGTATAACATTACCGGCGTGCCGGCCATGGTGGTGGTGGATGCGGATGGCAAGGAGCTGGGCCGCACGGGTTATGTTCCCGGCCGTACTCCCGCCCAGTACGTTGAATTTTTCAAGAAATACGCACCCAAGACTGCGGAAGGCAAGTAA
- a CDS encoding portal protein, which yields MEERTAELNSVYKSLAAQRAPWETWWDRLRDYVLPRRLNREGEVSLPNRDAMDRMTDTTAVEACQKLASGHMSYITPSHDVWFKWSAPDDRGGDEAEAWYNQCSEIALKELSVSNFYTEIHECFLDRVALGTGSLFTGTSSDGRLLFTNIPCGQFACAENAEGRVDTYVREFTYTAHQARSMFGVKALGPKAREVLERGGNPYATTLRFLHVVRPRTRRSRRREQASHMPFESVYLSLDDQVIVEEGGYMEFPYLVTRFLKWGSGPYGLAPGRLVFPAIQQVQFLNRILDTLGEVAAFPRILELANQIGEVDLRAGGRTVITPEAASLHLPREWATQGKYDVGMDRLAQKQDAIRRAYYLPMLELWSGHRGNMTATEVMARENERVLMFSPSFTLFVSDLYSTMTRIFSLLFRMGKFPRPPRAVLRVGRDGSVAVGEPRVVYQSKIALVLRRLQSEGMDRSLQRLNMMMQAAPDLADHVDWDHCFRLSARVDGAPESMLRPWADVRAMRKEREDLQQGASLAPAEEDPYASLNPLLDQLTAIQK from the coding sequence ATGGAAGAAAGAACTGCGGAATTGAATTCCGTGTACAAGTCCCTGGCCGCCCAGCGCGCGCCATGGGAAACGTGGTGGGACCGTCTGAGGGATTACGTGCTGCCTCGCCGCCTGAATCGGGAAGGGGAGGTTTCCCTACCCAACAGGGACGCCATGGACCGCATGACGGATACTACTGCCGTGGAGGCATGCCAGAAGCTGGCCAGCGGCCATATGTCCTATATTACGCCCAGCCATGACGTATGGTTCAAGTGGTCGGCTCCGGATGACCGGGGAGGCGACGAGGCGGAGGCCTGGTATAACCAGTGTTCGGAAATTGCCCTGAAAGAATTGTCCGTTTCCAATTTTTATACGGAGATTCATGAGTGTTTTCTGGACCGGGTGGCTTTGGGGACCGGAAGCCTGTTTACGGGCACATCCTCGGACGGAAGGCTGTTGTTTACCAATATTCCGTGCGGACAGTTCGCCTGTGCGGAGAATGCGGAAGGCCGGGTGGATACCTACGTCAGGGAGTTTACCTACACGGCTCATCAGGCACGCTCCATGTTCGGGGTGAAAGCTCTGGGGCCCAAGGCTCGGGAAGTTCTGGAGCGCGGAGGCAATCCGTATGCCACAACTCTGAGGTTTCTGCATGTGGTGCGCCCGCGCACCCGGCGCAGCCGCCGCAGGGAGCAGGCCTCCCACATGCCGTTTGAAAGCGTTTACCTGTCTCTGGACGACCAGGTGATCGTGGAGGAAGGGGGATACATGGAGTTCCCTTATCTGGTAACCCGCTTTTTGAAGTGGGGCAGCGGCCCGTACGGTCTGGCTCCCGGCAGGCTGGTGTTTCCCGCCATCCAGCAGGTGCAGTTCCTGAACCGTATTCTGGACACTCTTGGCGAGGTGGCCGCCTTTCCCCGTATTCTGGAGCTCGCCAACCAGATTGGGGAAGTGGATTTGCGGGCCGGCGGCAGGACCGTCATTACCCCGGAGGCCGCTTCCCTTCACCTTCCCCGGGAATGGGCTACGCAGGGCAAGTATGATGTTGGGATGGACCGTCTGGCACAGAAGCAGGATGCGATACGCCGTGCCTATTATCTGCCCATGCTGGAGCTTTGGAGCGGGCACCGCGGCAATATGACTGCCACGGAGGTCATGGCGCGGGAGAATGAGCGCGTCTTGATGTTTTCTCCTTCCTTCACGCTGTTTGTGAGTGATCTGTATTCCACAATGACACGCATTTTTTCCCTGCTGTTCCGGATGGGCAAGTTTCCCAGGCCACCCCGTGCGGTATTGAGGGTAGGGAGGGACGGCTCCGTTGCCGTGGGAGAACCCAGGGTTGTCTATCAGTCAAAGATTGCCCTGGTGCTCAGGCGCTTGCAGAGTGAAGGGATGGACCGCAGCCTTCAGCGGCTGAATATGATGATGCAGGCTGCCCCGGATTTGGCGGATCATGTGGACTGGGACCACTGTTTCCGCCTGTCCGCCCGTGTGGACGGTGCCCCGGAGAGCATGCTGAGGCCCTGGGCCGATGTCCGTGCCATGCGGAAGGAACGGGAGGACCTCCAGCAGGGAGCCTCCCTGGCTCCGGCGGAAGAGGATCCTTATGCTTCCCTCAATCCCTTGCTTGACCAGTTAACCGCGATTCAGAAATGA
- a CDS encoding BlaI/MecI/CopY family transcriptional regulator, whose product MKALDFIQIFASNVRRLDFRLSSAQVILAVIAGYRRHSTITEATRLHPNTVTNILQDLIAQGYVNRIGDGRPYVYRPTADGEQLAGNLLDKNTFPGT is encoded by the coding sequence ATGAAAGCACTGGATTTCATACAGATATTTGCCTCCAACGTCCGCAGGCTGGACTTCCGCCTCAGCAGTGCCCAGGTCATCCTGGCCGTCATTGCCGGATACAGGCGCCACAGCACCATTACGGAAGCCACACGCCTGCACCCTAATACCGTCACCAATATCCTGCAGGATCTTATTGCGCAGGGATATGTCAACCGTATTGGAGACGGTCGCCCTTATGTTTACCGGCCCACTGCGGATGGAGAACAGCTTGCCGGAAACCTGCTGGATAAAAATACATTCCCCGGCACATGA